In the Candidatus Poribacteria bacterium genome, ATTGACCCTGGGTGTAACAGCAGGAGGTCTCTTGTTAGCACATACTGTTGTCGGCACTCCACAGGCTGAAGCACATTGGGGACCATGCCTGCATGACCATCATTGTCATGGCGGACAGATCTGTGATGGTCACGTCTGGATTGGCAATCAACTAGTTGGTTCATGTATGTAGCAACATTGTTAACATAGGCTGTAGTATGAACCTCTACAGTCTTGCTGACTTTCAGCGCGTGGTATATTTTGCTGCCACGCGCTCTACATGCTGTGTGTCCACCTTTGAGCGATTATAGGAGAATAGATATGAAATGTATGCATGTTTTTTGTCAACTCAGTTTGCTGTTGTGCATCAATATTTCCACATCTTTCGCAAAAGCACCAACGATGCCCAAAATCTTGTTTACATCTGTACGGGATGGTAATCGTGAAATCTACATCATGAATCCGGATGGTTCTGAACAGATAAACTTAACACAACACCCCGCTGATGATCTGCATGCCAGCTGGTCGCCGACTGGTGAACAGATACTTTTTGCATCCGATCGCGATGGCGTTCGAGACCTTTACTTGATGAACGCAGATGGCACGAATGTTCGGCGCGTCTTTAAGAAAGAAACTTACAGAGAGAGTCCGATATGGTCGCCGGACGGTAAACATATCGCTTATGGTGTCGCGGACTTTGAGATTATTAAGTTCACTGTCCACATTGCGGCACTTGGAGAACAGGAATCGGAAGAACTTGTTATGGATGCTTCTGATCCGGCATGGTCGCCGGATGGCACGGAAATCGCCTGCTCAGTAGGAGGACGAATTGTATTTATCAACATTCGCACAGGCGGGCAAAAACGGCTTCTACCCAGAAAAACAATGAATTGGCAACGTGAACCATCATGGTCGGTTGTTGGAGACAAACTCGCTTTTGCTTGGAATAACAATCCATTACCTCCCGACCACATGCCGGGAGAACCTGTACCCAAGGTATGGGTTGACAAACTAACAATCTACATTGCGAACCGCGATGGTACGGGTATCCAACAACTTGTTGATGAGGCGGGTCCGATGGCAGTGAGTCCTGAACTATCACCGAATGGCAAAGAAATCCTTTATACACAGAAAACCAAGGGTTTTCTGCAAGTCTTCAAAGTCGATGTAAACAGTGGCGTTCAAACTCAATTGACGCATAGCGTTGGTTTATTCCTTTTTCAAGCAAATACTGGTGGGGATTGGTTCGACCCCGCATATATGTTGCCTGTTTCACCTCAGCCGCACTTGCTAACCATGACATGGGGAGAAGTAAAAAAGAAATAGTTCTTGTGAGACATGTATATGAAAGCAATACGGTTGTTAGTTTTTATAATATTGAGCTCGGTAATTCTGAATGTAAGTGTTTCTCCGATTTTTGCAAAGGCACCGACGACCCCTAAAATCCTGTTCAACTCCGGACGAGATGGAAATAGTGAGGTATACATCATGAATCCAGATGGTAGCGAACAGGTGAACCTCACACAACATCCTGCCGCCGATCTGCAAGCTGTCTGGTCCCCGACCGGTGATCAGATCCTTTTCATCTCCAATCGCAGGGATTTTCGTCCTCGGGGCAATCGAGATCTGTATCTGATGGATTCAGAAGGAACCAATGTTCGACGCGTCTTTAAGAAAAAAATAAATGGTTGGAGAACAGATCCAACCTGGTCTCCCGATGGCAAACAGATTGCTTATTGGCAACGGTATTGGAACGGGGAAGGCAGATCCGGTATGTATCTTGCAACCTTAGGGAAACAAGATGAGGAATTCATAGGGAAGTACTCCTCTCCGGCATGGTCCCCAGATGGAACAGAAATTGCCTGCCAGGCATCGAACCCACCGGGAACCTGGATCATATTATTCAACGTCCGGACCCGAAAGCACGAACGCCTCCTACCCAAGAAAGCACTCCCTTGGCAAACCGAGCCGTCTTGGTCGGCTACAGGGGATAAAATCGCCTTTGCTGGAAACAAGCAACCGTTACCCGCCATCTTGGATAGGGATCTGCACAATGCATGGAAGGATAAGCAGACAATCTTCACCGTCAACAGCGATGGCACTGGGCTCAAACAACTTGTTGATGAAGCTGGTGCCGATGCTTGGGCTCCTGCGTTATCACCAAATGGAGAGGAAGTCCTCTATACACAGGAAATCAATGGGCGAAGCCAGATTTTCAAGGTTGACATCAGCAATCGGACTCGGATACAGTTAACGCATATTGGAGGGATGATCAGATCTGGGAATTCTGGCGGAAATTGGTTCGACCCAACGTATGCATTGCCGGTTTCACCACGACCCCAGCTGCTAACCACAACTTGGGGAAAGGTAAAAAAGAAATAGCGTTTAGATTTATCATCTTGAAAACACATTAGCAGCGATGTTATTCAAGCGGTGAGGCGTTGGATTTCATGCTTCTTTTTCCATTTACGTAACAAGACTTTCAGGTCTTGGACACTTTCGGTAATCTCTGGCACTTTTTTATTCATCGTTGTTTCACTCCTTTGGAAAGGAAGCAGCAGAAAATAACACATTTATGATATCTGATT is a window encoding:
- a CDS encoding PD40 domain-containing protein, with protein sequence MKCMHVFCQLSLLLCINISTSFAKAPTMPKILFTSVRDGNREIYIMNPDGSEQINLTQHPADDLHASWSPTGEQILFASDRDGVRDLYLMNADGTNVRRVFKKETYRESPIWSPDGKHIAYGVADFEIIKFTVHIAALGEQESEELVMDASDPAWSPDGTEIACSVGGRIVFINIRTGGQKRLLPRKTMNWQREPSWSVVGDKLAFAWNNNPLPPDHMPGEPVPKVWVDKLTIYIANRDGTGIQQLVDEAGPMAVSPELSPNGKEILYTQKTKGFLQVFKVDVNSGVQTQLTHSVGLFLFQANTGGDWFDPAYMLPVSPQPHLLTMTWGEVKKK
- a CDS encoding PD40 domain-containing protein, producing MKAIRLLVFIILSSVILNVSVSPIFAKAPTTPKILFNSGRDGNSEVYIMNPDGSEQVNLTQHPAADLQAVWSPTGDQILFISNRRDFRPRGNRDLYLMDSEGTNVRRVFKKKINGWRTDPTWSPDGKQIAYWQRYWNGEGRSGMYLATLGKQDEEFIGKYSSPAWSPDGTEIACQASNPPGTWIILFNVRTRKHERLLPKKALPWQTEPSWSATGDKIAFAGNKQPLPAILDRDLHNAWKDKQTIFTVNSDGTGLKQLVDEAGADAWAPALSPNGEEVLYTQEINGRSQIFKVDISNRTRIQLTHIGGMIRSGNSGGNWFDPTYALPVSPRPQLLTTTWGKVKKK